A single genomic interval of Alistipes provencensis harbors:
- a CDS encoding Dph6-related ATP pyrophosphatase, whose protein sequence is MNPKIPAVFNWSGGKDSALALYRVLQEGVYEVVSLLTTVNRDTRRSSMHGIPVWLLRRQAGSIGLPLEVVELPTNGSTEEYETAMSGAVDRFRKLGVRHFIFGDICLEEVRAYRERQLAPCGITVVEPLWGCDTKAVAEEFFASGLRTVVVTTNAVLLDERFVGREYDRDFVAELPEGVDPCGENGEFHTFCYAGGMFRIPVEFSLGKPLRRAYSVKLEDGTVQKHAYCFANLNLPEAP, encoded by the coding sequence ATGAATCCGAAAATCCCGGCCGTTTTCAACTGGAGCGGCGGAAAAGACTCCGCACTGGCCCTGTACCGCGTCCTGCAGGAGGGTGTTTATGAGGTAGTTTCGCTGCTGACGACGGTCAACCGGGACACCCGCCGTTCCTCGATGCACGGCATTCCGGTCTGGCTGCTGCGCCGGCAGGCCGGGAGCATCGGGCTGCCGCTGGAGGTGGTCGAACTCCCCACCAACGGCTCGACGGAGGAGTACGAAACGGCCATGTCCGGGGCCGTCGACCGGTTCAGGAAACTCGGAGTCCGGCACTTTATCTTCGGCGACATCTGTCTCGAAGAGGTGCGCGCCTACCGTGAACGCCAGTTGGCTCCCTGCGGCATTACGGTCGTCGAACCGCTGTGGGGGTGTGACACGAAGGCTGTTGCCGAGGAGTTTTTTGCCTCGGGGCTGCGGACCGTCGTCGTGACGACCAATGCTGTGCTGCTCGACGAACGTTTCGTAGGCCGCGAGTACGACCGTGACTTTGTGGCGGAACTTCCGGAGGGCGTCGACCCCTGCGGCGAGAACGGCGAGTTTCACACGTTCTGCTATGCGGGCGGGATGTTCCGGATTCCGGTCGAGTTCTCGCTGGGGAAACCCCTGCGCCGCGCCTATTCGGTCAAACTGGAGGACGGAACCGTGCAGAAACACGCCTATTGTTTCGCAAATCTCAATCTGCCGGAAGCTCCCTGA
- a CDS encoding MvaI/BcnI restriction endonuclease family protein translates to MDKKLIVNEFNRIKALGYLKSRRIHNTGIGKTFEDYLGVDENNNKAPDFAGFEVKSKRAETSSYLTLFTKSPSQPPKVNTYLRDTYGESYKDNPNLKRLHTSIFSNKCNTYRGIYGFIIINDKVNKRVVIEIKNLQSNEVDRSAYWTYEELDTCLNSKLKALFFVYADSKIENGEEYFHYTKAEIYLKPSISKLLQLIDDGKLMIDIRIGSYKSGKNKGKPHDHGTGFRIKPADLYSLYEEKIEIR, encoded by the coding sequence ATGGATAAGAAACTGATTGTTAATGAATTTAACAGAATTAAGGCTTTGGGGTATCTCAAAAGCCGTAGAATTCATAATACAGGTATAGGAAAAACATTTGAGGATTATCTTGGTGTTGATGAGAATAATAACAAAGCTCCAGATTTTGCCGGATTTGAAGTTAAAAGCAAAAGAGCCGAGACATCATCGTACTTAACTTTATTTACCAAAAGCCCCTCTCAGCCACCTAAAGTAAATACTTATTTAAGGGATACATACGGGGAAAGCTACAAAGATAATCCAAACCTAAAGAGGTTGCACACTTCGATATTCTCCAATAAATGCAATACTTATAGAGGGATTTATGGCTTTATCATAATAAACGATAAAGTCAATAAAAGAGTGGTTATAGAAATTAAGAATCTTCAATCTAACGAAGTTGACAGGTCTGCTTACTGGACTTACGAAGAACTTGACACATGTCTAAATTCTAAACTTAAGGCGCTATTTTTTGTATATGCAGATTCAAAAATAGAAAACGGAGAAGAGTATTTTCACTATACAAAGGCGGAGATTTACTTAAAACCATCAATCAGCAAGCTATTACAATTAATTGACGATGGTAAACTAATGATAGATATTCGCATTGGATCGTATAAAAGTGGTAAAAACAAAGGCAAGCCACATGACCATGGAACAGGTTTTAGAATAAAGCCAGCAGATTTATATTCTCTCTATGAAGAAAAAATAGAGATCCGGTAA
- a CDS encoding helix-turn-helix transcriptional regulator codes for MEIKKTDYQLKIINILKELRQNQNMTQALVSDLLGINSYGQIGNIESPKFPHKYTLKQISVLCREFNYPIESVFLNEEELKLDKNELVRCLIEKLVEYDG; via the coding sequence ATGGAGATAAAGAAAACAGACTATCAACTAAAGATTATAAATATCTTAAAGGAGTTGAGACAGAACCAAAATATGACACAAGCTCTTGTTAGTGACCTTTTGGGGATAAATAGCTATGGCCAGATTGGCAATATCGAAAGTCCAAAATTCCCGCATAAGTACACTCTCAAACAAATAAGTGTCCTGTGCCGAGAATTTAATTATCCTATTGAATCCGTGTTCCTCAATGAAGAGGAACTTAAACTGGATAAAAATGAACTTGTAAGGTGTTTAATTGAAAAATTAGTAGAATATGATGGATAA
- a CDS encoding DNA methyltransferase translates to MYRREYTSDWDFRDSNTKEYTHCYHNYPAMMIPQIARRLICDFAPEGSVKMILDPYMGSGTTLVEAAIKGIDSVGIDINPLARFIAEVKTTRFDISEVEESFKYILRKIDSFDMNAWEYVETDFEHITKHDYWYSKENLIKLKYLSSVINGIEFAATKPFFNLALAEIIRDVSFTRNGEFKRYRIDAEKIPTYNPNPFVLIADKVRRNLDGLNDFLKDALEFTVNISDCNSVYKIPNSLLAKDSVDMVVTSPPYGDSRTTVAYGQFSRWASEWFKFPNAKNIDRTLMGGVPKKIDAINTDTLAMELALIKQSDIKRYYEVVTFLDEYSQSIKNVASVVRKGGRVCYVVGNRTVKEVQIPLDYFTAEMFEKNGFKHEITYVRSIPNKRMPSKTSPSNKKGANVNTMTEEYIVIMTKL, encoded by the coding sequence ATGTACAGAAGAGAATATACGTCAGATTGGGATTTTAGAGATTCAAACACCAAAGAATATACACATTGTTATCATAATTACCCTGCAATGATGATTCCGCAAATTGCAAGGAGGTTAATTTGCGATTTCGCACCTGAAGGTTCAGTAAAAATGATTTTAGACCCGTATATGGGGTCAGGAACAACTCTTGTTGAAGCAGCAATAAAAGGGATTGATTCAGTCGGAATAGATATTAACCCGTTGGCTCGTTTTATTGCAGAGGTCAAGACAACTAGATTTGATATCAGTGAGGTTGAAGAATCATTCAAATATATATTGAGGAAGATAGATAGTTTTGATATGAACGCTTGGGAATATGTTGAAACAGATTTTGAACACATAACTAAGCATGATTATTGGTACAGTAAAGAGAATTTAATAAAATTGAAATACTTATCATCAGTAATCAATGGTATAGAATTCGCCGCAACCAAACCTTTTTTCAATCTTGCATTGGCAGAAATCATAAGAGATGTTTCATTTACTCGAAACGGAGAGTTTAAACGCTATCGAATTGATGCCGAGAAAATACCGACCTATAATCCCAATCCATTCGTCTTAATCGCTGATAAAGTAAGACGAAATTTGGATGGTCTAAACGATTTTTTAAAAGATGCTTTGGAGTTTACGGTAAATATATCCGACTGCAATAGTGTGTATAAGATACCTAATTCATTATTAGCAAAAGATAGTGTTGATATGGTGGTAACTTCCCCTCCTTATGGAGACAGTCGTACAACCGTTGCTTATGGACAATTTTCAAGATGGGCCAGCGAGTGGTTTAAATTTCCTAATGCAAAAAATATAGACCGTACCCTTATGGGGGGAGTTCCTAAGAAAATAGATGCCATAAATACAGACACTTTAGCAATGGAATTAGCGTTGATAAAACAATCTGATATAAAACGATATTACGAGGTTGTTACATTTTTAGACGAGTATTCTCAGTCTATTAAGAATGTAGCTAGTGTTGTTAGAAAGGGAGGTAGAGTTTGTTATGTTGTTGGAAATAGAACAGTAAAAGAAGTGCAAATTCCATTGGATTATTTTACTGCTGAAATGTTTGAGAAGAACGGCTTCAAGCACGAAATTACATATGTTCGTTCCATTCCCAATAAAAGAATGCCAAGCAAAACCAGCCCCTCCAATAAGAAAGGGGCTAATGTTAATACTATGACCGAAGAATATATTGTGATTATGACTAAACTATAA
- a CDS encoding DNA cytosine methyltransferase, translating into MNNKKAISLFCSSGIGDLGLKANGIDTVVACELLRERMGLFLNNYPEAKGFCGDIWELKEQIIDYYKSTYKESPFILIATPPCQGMSSNGMGTILNNLKKGIRPQFDPRNKLIIPAVEIVKALKPEWVIFENVPNMINTIIEDGENVINIIEYIKKELFDEYVGKPVVVDVADYGVPQHRNRLITILTRNEKGIKEFSDKGQLIPMPTHSEHGSPFVSKWLTLRDVIGKLAPISSRAGDNVDPNNPLHKVPILDDAKLTWVKHTPERQTAMNNQCINPSCLYQGNRLHGTKHNSEGVNKANTDTPLYCEKCGSLLPRPYTVDKKTGEKRIMKAFTSAYKRMAWDVPASTLTQNFQYACSDNKLHPTQDRVLSLYEGLVIQTIADYPYSFVINGKMVNDGLIRDTIGESVPPRLTDVIVKHIIEISQ; encoded by the coding sequence ATGAATAATAAAAAAGCAATTAGTCTATTTTGTTCATCAGGAATAGGAGATTTGGGGCTTAAGGCAAACGGAATAGATACTGTAGTCGCTTGCGAACTTCTTCGGGAAAGAATGGGTTTATTCTTAAATAACTATCCTGAAGCCAAAGGATTCTGTGGAGATATTTGGGAACTAAAAGAGCAAATTATAGATTACTACAAATCGACATATAAAGAATCTCCGTTTATTTTAATTGCCACTCCTCCCTGTCAAGGAATGTCATCAAATGGAATGGGTACGATTCTAAACAACCTCAAAAAAGGAATTCGACCTCAATTTGATCCTCGGAATAAGTTGATAATACCAGCCGTAGAGATCGTAAAAGCGTTAAAACCCGAGTGGGTGATATTTGAAAATGTCCCCAATATGATAAACACCATTATTGAAGACGGTGAAAATGTAATCAATATCATTGAATATATAAAAAAAGAACTTTTTGACGAATATGTAGGTAAGCCAGTGGTTGTGGACGTTGCAGATTATGGAGTGCCACAACATAGAAATAGACTGATAACTATACTTACACGAAATGAAAAAGGAATAAAAGAATTTTCAGATAAAGGTCAGCTAATTCCAATGCCGACTCATTCGGAACACGGCTCTCCTTTTGTAAGTAAATGGCTTACATTAAGAGATGTCATAGGTAAACTTGCCCCAATTAGTTCGCGTGCCGGGGATAATGTCGACCCCAACAATCCTTTGCACAAAGTTCCTATTTTAGATGACGCTAAGCTGACATGGGTAAAACATACTCCTGAAAGACAAACAGCAATGAATAATCAATGTATTAATCCTTCTTGTCTATATCAAGGTAACAGATTACATGGTACGAAACACAATTCCGAAGGTGTAAATAAAGCAAACACCGATACACCTCTTTATTGTGAAAAATGTGGTTCTTTACTACCTCGTCCATATACTGTTGATAAGAAAACGGGAGAAAAACGCATAATGAAAGCTTTCACTAGTGCATATAAGAGAATGGCATGGGATGTTCCCGCCAGTACGCTAACACAAAATTTTCAATATGCCTGTTCGGATAATAAACTACACCCGACACAAGATAGAGTTTTATCTTTATATGAAGGATTAGTTATACAGACCATAGCTGATTATCCATATTCTTTTGTTATCAATGGAAAAATGGTCAATGATGGTTTAATCCGTGATACGATTGGAGAAAGTGTTCCGCCAAGATTGACGGATGTTATTGTAAAGCATATAATAGAGATTTCACAGTAA
- a CDS encoding OmpP1/FadL family transporter: MKKVWIAAAALLVGWGPAAAQSNFNYEIGGMMLGNDAMSPGDLFSLSQVQFNFSTARSMGMGGAFTSLGADQASMSINPAGLGMYLDNEVAITPMLSLSRSSTEGMTPYQGNSRNRFALGNIGAVFNVYEGSGRLVSFNLGIGYNRLADYNYNYSFQYGGSNSSIADALAVQLESGNIGISQSGAISQGGFTNWDIDPMYWNGVAGYKSYLLDMNGDGEWYPSEIGSNAVIDAGTSLRSTGSAGEFDISMGGNIDNKLYFGFTLGIQRIYQKKEFYYGEAYSYGGGNGYGYGYGTGDPAVYANGDPLSNVMQSMGMTQTSIVDGSGVNFKLGLTYRPFAGLRLGVAFHSPTYYSLNRRYQVAMSTISLGPTDADKSDFRPREYTSEQYSPEWRDENEYSWCFVTPSRLLFGASYTFGRVAVLSVDYERDWYNGIRMKEMPEQPSGMTMYDFKQNFKTFYKGSNTLRIGAEFRPLPMLAVRAGYGYNGSMLKDSDIILSSPVVYQTNYYTAGLGISFKRAYIDLAYCYARNKLTPYMLFYGNRYDEAGVEPDEIHTSGLYKTEITRHNVALTLGFRF, translated from the coding sequence ATGAAAAAAGTATGGATAGCGGCTGCCGCCCTGCTGGTCGGGTGGGGCCCGGCCGCAGCACAGAGTAATTTTAACTACGAGATCGGCGGCATGATGCTGGGTAACGATGCCATGAGCCCCGGCGATCTGTTCTCCCTTTCGCAGGTGCAGTTCAACTTCAGCACCGCGCGTTCGATGGGTATGGGCGGTGCATTCACCTCCTTGGGCGCCGATCAGGCGTCGATGTCGATCAACCCGGCGGGATTGGGCATGTATCTCGACAACGAGGTGGCGATAACGCCGATGCTGAGCCTGTCGCGCTCGTCGACCGAGGGGATGACGCCGTATCAGGGCAATTCACGGAACCGCTTCGCGCTGGGAAATATCGGCGCCGTGTTCAATGTTTACGAAGGGTCCGGACGGTTGGTCAGCTTCAATCTGGGTATCGGCTACAACCGGCTGGCCGACTATAACTACAACTATTCGTTCCAGTACGGGGGTAGCAACTCCTCGATCGCCGATGCATTGGCCGTCCAGTTGGAATCCGGGAATATCGGCATCAGCCAAAGCGGTGCTATCAGTCAGGGCGGATTCACCAACTGGGATATCGACCCGATGTATTGGAACGGCGTGGCAGGCTATAAGTCTTACCTGCTCGATATGAACGGGGACGGGGAGTGGTATCCTTCCGAGATCGGCAGCAATGCGGTCATCGACGCGGGTACGTCGCTGCGCAGCACCGGATCGGCCGGCGAGTTCGATATTTCGATGGGCGGGAATATAGACAACAAACTCTATTTCGGGTTTACGCTGGGCATTCAGCGCATCTACCAGAAAAAGGAGTTCTATTACGGCGAGGCCTACTCCTACGGAGGCGGTAACGGTTACGGATATGGTTACGGAACCGGGGATCCTGCCGTATACGCTAACGGAGACCCGCTTTCCAATGTGATGCAGTCGATGGGTATGACGCAGACCTCGATCGTCGACGGTTCGGGTGTGAATTTCAAACTCGGGTTGACGTATCGTCCCTTTGCGGGGCTTCGTCTGGGCGTGGCTTTCCACTCCCCGACCTATTACTCCCTCAATCGCCGCTATCAGGTCGCCATGTCGACAATTTCGCTGGGGCCCACGGATGCTGACAAAAGCGATTTCCGGCCCCGTGAGTACACGTCGGAACAATATTCCCCGGAATGGCGCGACGAGAACGAATACTCGTGGTGTTTCGTGACGCCCTCGCGGCTGCTGTTCGGCGCCTCGTACACTTTCGGACGGGTGGCCGTCCTGTCGGTCGACTACGAGCGCGACTGGTACAACGGGATTCGGATGAAGGAGATGCCCGAGCAGCCCTCCGGCATGACGATGTATGATTTCAAGCAGAATTTCAAGACTTTTTACAAAGGCTCGAACACCCTGCGGATCGGTGCCGAGTTCCGGCCGCTGCCGATGCTCGCGGTGCGTGCGGGTTACGGGTACAACGGCTCGATGCTGAAGGACTCGGACATTATTCTCTCCTCTCCGGTCGTTTACCAGACGAATTATTATACGGCCGGACTGGGCATCAGTTTCAAGCGTGCCTACATCGACCTTGCATACTGCTATGCACGGAACAAGCTGACCCCTTACATGCTGTTCTACGGCAACCGGTACGACGAGGCCGGGGTCGAGCCCGATGAAATCCACACGAGCGGTCTCTACAAAACCGAGATCACCCGTCACAACGTGGCGCTGACGCTCGGATTCCGCTTCTAA
- the proS gene encoding proline--tRNA ligase codes for MAKELKDLTKSDENYSQWYNELVVKAGLAENSAVRGCMVIKPYGYAIWEKMQAALDQMFKDTGHQNAYFPLFIPKSFFSKEAHHVEGFAKECAVVTHYRLKNDPDGKGVVVDPDAKLEEELIVRPTSETIIWNTYKNWIQSYRDLPILCNQWANVVRWEMRTRLFLRTAEFLWQEGHTAHATREEAIEEATKMIHVYQKFAEEWMSLPVVVGHKSPNERFAGAEDTLTIEALMQDGKALQSGTSHFLGQNFAKAFDVQYVNKEGKLEYVWATSWGVSTRLMGALIMAHSDNNGLVLPPKLAPIQVVMVPIYKGEEQLVEIRARFEAIAAQLRAKGISVKIDDRDNVRSGFKFAEYELKGVPVRLAMGPRDMENGTIELARRDTLEKETVSQEGLVERIEGLMTEIQENIFKKALDYRESMITKVDTWEEFKRVLDEKGGFISAHWDGTVETEVAIKDATKATIRCIPVDAPDEEGVCVFSGKPSHRRVLFARSY; via the coding sequence ATGGCAAAGGAACTGAAAGACCTTACGAAGTCCGACGAGAACTATTCGCAGTGGTACAACGAGCTGGTCGTGAAGGCCGGGCTGGCTGAGAATTCGGCCGTCCGCGGGTGCATGGTCATCAAACCCTACGGCTATGCCATCTGGGAGAAGATGCAGGCCGCGCTGGACCAGATGTTCAAGGATACGGGGCATCAGAACGCCTATTTCCCGCTCTTTATCCCCAAGTCGTTCTTCTCGAAGGAGGCCCACCATGTCGAGGGTTTCGCCAAGGAGTGTGCCGTAGTGACGCACTACCGCCTGAAAAACGATCCCGACGGCAAGGGCGTCGTGGTCGATCCCGATGCCAAGTTGGAGGAGGAACTGATCGTGCGTCCGACGTCGGAGACGATCATCTGGAACACCTATAAGAACTGGATTCAGTCCTACCGCGACCTGCCGATCCTCTGTAACCAGTGGGCCAATGTGGTGCGTTGGGAGATGCGCACGCGTCTGTTCCTGCGCACGGCCGAGTTCCTGTGGCAGGAGGGCCATACGGCGCACGCCACGCGCGAGGAGGCCATCGAGGAGGCCACGAAGATGATCCATGTTTACCAGAAGTTTGCCGAGGAGTGGATGTCGCTGCCCGTCGTCGTGGGACACAAGTCGCCCAACGAGCGTTTCGCGGGTGCCGAGGACACGCTCACGATCGAGGCGCTGATGCAGGACGGCAAAGCCCTGCAGAGCGGTACGTCGCATTTTCTGGGGCAGAACTTCGCCAAGGCGTTCGACGTGCAGTACGTCAACAAGGAGGGTAAGCTCGAGTATGTCTGGGCGACTTCGTGGGGTGTTTCGACCCGCCTGATGGGGGCGTTGATCATGGCCCACTCGGACAACAACGGTCTGGTGCTGCCGCCGAAGCTCGCGCCGATTCAGGTGGTGATGGTCCCGATCTACAAGGGCGAGGAGCAGCTTGTCGAGATTCGGGCCCGCTTCGAGGCCATCGCCGCACAGCTCAGGGCCAAAGGCATTTCGGTCAAGATCGATGACCGCGACAACGTGCGTTCGGGCTTCAAGTTCGCCGAATACGAATTGAAGGGTGTGCCCGTGCGTCTGGCGATGGGTCCCCGCGACATGGAGAACGGCACGATCGAGCTGGCGCGCCGCGACACGCTCGAGAAAGAGACCGTTTCGCAGGAGGGGCTTGTGGAGCGCATCGAAGGCCTGATGACCGAAATTCAGGAAAATATCTTCAAGAAGGCGCTCGATTACCGCGAGTCGATGATTACGAAGGTCGACACATGGGAGGAGTTCAAGCGGGTGCTCGACGAGAAGGGCGGTTTCATCTCGGCGCACTGGGACGGCACGGTGGAGACCGAGGTGGCGATCAAGGATGCCACGAAGGCCACGATCCGCTGTATTCCGGTGGATGCGCCGGACGAGGAGGGCGTTTGCGTCTTCTCCGGAAAGCCGTCGCACCGCCGCGTATTGTTCGCCCGCAGCTATTAG
- a CDS encoding site-specific integrase yields MRSTFKVLFYLKKDKHKPQPVVPVMGRITVNGTISQFSAKLNVPPHLWEVKGGRAKGKSFEADRINRHLDNIRIQIGKHYQSICDHDEYVSADKVKNAYLGFGRKYKLLLELCDEFCKDYKTRVDVDRTIHSLLRYQTLRRDLSLFVCRNYKVRDVPLAELDQSFAEKFTVYLKYVRGLADTTISVEIKSLKHIIKKAFNDGQIDKNPFAYYYYVADQPEIEYLTEEEINKLIIGKVKQQRQDRTRDMFLFCCFTGLSYADLAKLSYEELKQTPDGTWWISSTRQKTKVPFTVKLLPVANAILEKYRIEKNRHNPLFSENPGKVFPVASLKSSDASLKQIARQCGIAKNLKFHIARHTFATTVTLMNGIPLETVSKMLGHKYTTTTQIYAKVTNQMIGNAISRIEDQIGEQFQFPTLKKEAVG; encoded by the coding sequence ATGCGCAGCACATTCAAGGTTCTGTTCTACCTCAAAAAGGACAAACACAAACCTCAGCCGGTAGTTCCTGTCATGGGCCGTATTACCGTCAACGGTACGATCTCCCAGTTCAGCGCCAAACTCAACGTACCTCCCCATCTGTGGGAAGTGAAGGGCGGAAGAGCCAAGGGCAAAAGCTTTGAAGCCGACCGTATCAACCGCCATCTGGATAATATCCGTATCCAGATAGGTAAACACTATCAGTCTATCTGCGACCATGACGAATATGTTTCCGCCGATAAGGTAAAAAATGCTTATCTGGGTTTCGGCAGAAAGTATAAACTGTTACTGGAGTTATGCGATGAATTCTGTAAGGATTACAAGACCCGTGTAGACGTCGACCGTACCATCCACTCCTTACTTCGTTATCAAACCTTAAGACGTGATTTGAGTCTCTTCGTCTGCCGGAACTATAAAGTCAGGGATGTCCCCCTTGCGGAACTGGATCAGTCTTTTGCGGAAAAGTTTACTGTCTATCTGAAATATGTCAGAGGCCTTGCCGATACGACGATCAGCGTTGAGATCAAATCGCTGAAGCATATTATCAAGAAAGCCTTTAACGACGGGCAAATAGACAAGAATCCGTTCGCCTATTACTATTATGTTGCCGATCAGCCGGAAATTGAATATCTCACCGAAGAAGAAATCAATAAACTAATTATCGGCAAAGTCAAGCAGCAGCGTCAGGATCGGACACGGGATATGTTTCTGTTCTGCTGTTTCACGGGATTGTCCTATGCCGATCTGGCGAAACTGAGTTATGAGGAGTTGAAACAAACACCGGACGGAACATGGTGGATTAGCAGTACCCGTCAGAAGACGAAAGTACCGTTCACGGTAAAATTACTTCCGGTCGCAAACGCAATCCTTGAAAAGTACCGAATAGAGAAGAATCGGCATAATCCGCTGTTTTCCGAGAATCCGGGAAAGGTCTTTCCGGTAGCGTCGCTGAAATCTTCGGATGCCAGCCTGAAACAGATCGCCCGACAATGCGGGATTGCGAAGAATCTGAAATTCCACATAGCGCGGCATACCTTCGCCACGACGGTTACCTTGATGAACGGCATTCCGCTGGAAACGGTATCAAAAATGCTGGGGCACAAATATACGACCACGACTCAAATCTATGCCAAGGTGACCAACCAAATGATAGGTAATGCGATAAGCCGAATAGAGGACCAAATTGGCGAACAGTTCCAATTTCCGACTCTGAAAAAAGAAGCGGTCGGATAA
- a CDS encoding plasmid mobilization protein, translating into MTTAKKRTGRPTATDPRIHRYNFKLTTEENIRFKKMLSEAGLEHNRSRFIVKRIFTERFEVIKRDPSKGQFIARLNDFYFQFQKLGNNCAPVKVM; encoded by the coding sequence ATGACAACCGCTAAAAAGAGAACCGGACGCCCTACAGCTACCGATCCCCGTATCCATCGGTACAATTTTAAACTTACGACGGAGGAAAATATCCGGTTTAAAAAGATGCTTTCGGAAGCCGGACTGGAACATAACCGGAGCCGTTTTATTGTCAAACGTATCTTCACGGAACGCTTCGAGGTCATCAAACGCGACCCGTCAAAGGGACAGTTTATCGCACGGCTGAATGACTTTTATTTCCAATTCCAAAAGCTGGGTAACAACTGTGCGCCCGTCAAGGTGATGTAA
- a CDS encoding calcineurin-like phosphoesterase C-terminal domain-containing protein, with protein sequence MKARHIILSILAAATFFACGKSDGGDNTGDNGDGTLVIAPQNNLYGVISDQTGAPIQDVIVSDGFTCAKTDARGLYQMAYAPEAEYVFYSIPADCEIAVSTENYPVFYAPINKAAHKFRKDFTLKKTGIAETRFRLIAIGDPQVSMGDIRRFREETMSDIRETVEASAEACYGIVLGDISADTPDAFSPMRAEISALPALKTFVTIGNHDKSVSASGKAPDGKRFSAIYGPLDYSFNRGDVHFVCMDNIRFSSSTAYTAGFTDEQVEWLRQDLSFVPRSKMVVLFYHIPMRGASLGNMAKVLDMLEPFREAHLMAGHTHYTENYIDTRRNNLYEHIHGASCGMWWFSDLNGCGAPNCYYVYDIDGAKLANGYFKGTHHSVEFQMRLHRGCDVCEGTYETFTYATLGVGSDASTVIANVFNADTEYWKVELYEDGVNRGRMTRIAAVKDDMWTLGYHIGMLGKGHTGGNRDLYTKNNKHLYYGKLNNPDAAVKVVATDQWGNIYEQTEFTAPDDYSTAVKHIQP encoded by the coding sequence ATGAAGGCCCGGCATATCATCCTGTCAATCCTCGCTGCGGCGACGTTTTTCGCCTGCGGAAAATCCGACGGCGGAGACAATACCGGCGACAACGGAGACGGTACGCTCGTTATCGCCCCGCAGAACAACCTCTACGGTGTGATTTCCGACCAGACGGGAGCCCCCATACAGGATGTAATCGTCTCGGACGGCTTCACATGCGCCAAAACCGATGCCCGGGGCCTTTACCAGATGGCCTATGCCCCGGAGGCCGAATATGTCTTCTACTCGATACCGGCCGACTGCGAAATAGCGGTATCGACAGAAAACTACCCCGTATTCTACGCCCCTATTAACAAAGCGGCACACAAATTCCGGAAAGATTTCACCCTAAAGAAGACGGGCATAGCCGAAACACGCTTCCGGCTCATCGCCATCGGCGATCCGCAGGTCTCGATGGGCGATATCAGGCGCTTCCGCGAAGAGACGATGTCCGACATCCGGGAAACGGTCGAAGCCTCGGCGGAAGCCTGTTACGGGATCGTTTTGGGCGACATATCGGCAGATACACCCGATGCCTTCTCCCCTATGCGTGCAGAAATTTCGGCACTACCTGCACTGAAAACCTTCGTCACCATCGGCAACCACGACAAATCGGTCTCCGCCAGTGGCAAGGCCCCCGACGGGAAACGATTTTCTGCGATATACGGCCCCCTCGACTACTCGTTCAACCGGGGCGACGTCCATTTCGTCTGCATGGATAATATCCGTTTCAGCTCCTCCACCGCATACACCGCTGGATTCACCGACGAACAGGTCGAGTGGCTCCGGCAGGATCTCAGCTTCGTTCCCCGTTCGAAGATGGTCGTTCTGTTTTACCATATCCCGATGCGCGGAGCCTCCTTGGGCAACATGGCCAAGGTTTTGGACATGCTGGAACCGTTCCGCGAAGCCCATCTCATGGCAGGACACACTCATTACACGGAGAATTATATCGACACGCGACGTAACAATCTCTACGAACACATTCACGGAGCCTCCTGCGGGATGTGGTGGTTCTCGGATCTGAATGGCTGCGGGGCTCCGAACTGTTACTATGTCTACGACATCGACGGCGCGAAGCTGGCCAACGGCTATTTCAAGGGAACACACCATTCGGTCGAATTCCAGATGCGGCTCCACCGCGGCTGCGATGTCTGCGAAGGCACTTATGAAACGTTCACCTATGCGACACTCGGCGTGGGTTCGGATGCTTCGACCGTCATTGCCAACGTTTTCAATGCCGACACCGAATACTGGAAAGTCGAGCTGTATGAAGACGGGGTGAACCGGGGGCGCATGACACGCATCGCTGCCGTCAAAGACGACATGTGGACCCTGGGATACCATATCGGCATGCTGGGAAAAGGCCATACCGGAGGCAACCGGGACCTCTACACGAAAAACAACAAGCACCTATACTACGGGAAACTGAATAATCCGGATGCCGCCGTGAAGGTCGTAGCGACCGATCAGTGGGGCAACATCTACGAACAGACGGAATTCACTGCCCCGGACGATTATTCCACAGCCGTCAAACACATCCAGCCGTAA